A stretch of Deltaproteobacteria bacterium DNA encodes these proteins:
- a CDS encoding UTP--glucose-1-phosphate uridylyltransferase, producing MRAAGLPELAVKTFEHYYAQLVAGATGLVPEREIEPIGVLPDATTFGPALAERGRRALAKTVLVKLNGGLATSMGLTGPKALLTVKGDLTFLDVVMRQAETHRIPLVLMDSFSTHAATLAAVAKHPKSRADLVVAFEQHMIPKVTKDGFAPGAWPKDPQLEWCPPGHGNLYAALATSGALGRLLADGYEHAFVSNVDNLGAVIDPAILGHFVEHGYAFMMEVTDRTEADKKGGHLARHRDGRLVLRESAQCPPDEQAAFQDVARHRYFNTNNIWLSLPRLQAFLDANAGVVRLPMIRNTKTIDPRDPASPVVYQLETAMGAAIELFADAAALRVPRLRFAAVKKTGDLLGIRSDAFVLTDDSRIVPNPARTLGTLVVNLDDRFYAFIDQMEARFPHGAPSLLACEKLEVAGDVRFGRNVVVRGTVRVVNEGDAPREIPDGTVLSG from the coding sequence ATGCGCGCCGCGGGCCTCCCGGAACTCGCCGTCAAGACGTTCGAGCACTACTACGCGCAGCTCGTGGCCGGAGCCACCGGTCTCGTCCCGGAGCGCGAGATCGAGCCGATCGGCGTGCTGCCGGACGCGACGACGTTCGGACCCGCGCTCGCGGAGCGCGGGCGGCGCGCGCTCGCCAAGACGGTTCTCGTCAAATTGAACGGCGGGCTCGCGACCAGCATGGGGCTCACGGGTCCGAAAGCCCTCCTCACGGTCAAGGGCGACCTCACGTTCCTCGACGTCGTGATGCGGCAAGCGGAGACGCATCGCATTCCGCTCGTGCTGATGGACAGCTTCAGCACCCACGCGGCGACGCTCGCCGCGGTCGCGAAGCACCCGAAGTCGCGCGCCGACCTCGTGGTCGCCTTCGAGCAGCACATGATCCCGAAGGTCACGAAGGACGGGTTTGCGCCCGGCGCGTGGCCGAAGGATCCGCAGCTCGAATGGTGCCCGCCGGGGCACGGCAACCTCTACGCCGCGCTCGCGACGAGCGGCGCGCTCGGTCGCCTGCTCGCCGACGGGTACGAGCACGCGTTCGTCTCGAACGTCGACAACCTCGGCGCCGTGATCGACCCGGCGATCCTCGGCCATTTCGTCGAACATGGATACGCATTCATGATGGAGGTGACGGATCGCACCGAGGCCGACAAGAAGGGGGGCCACCTCGCCCGCCATCGCGACGGTCGGCTCGTCCTGCGCGAGTCGGCGCAGTGCCCCCCCGACGAGCAGGCCGCGTTCCAGGACGTCGCTCGCCATCGCTACTTCAACACCAACAACATCTGGCTGAGCCTGCCGCGCTTGCAGGCGTTCCTCGACGCCAACGCGGGCGTCGTGCGGCTGCCGATGATCCGCAACACCAAGACGATCGACCCGCGCGATCCGGCGTCACCGGTCGTCTACCAGCTGGAGACTGCGATGGGCGCGGCCATCGAGCTCTTCGCCGACGCGGCGGCGCTGCGGGTGCCGCGCCTGCGCTTCGCGGCGGTGAAGAAGACGGGCGATCTCCTCGGCATCCGCTCGGACGCCTTCGTGCTGACCGACGACAGCCGGATCGTTCCGAATCCGGCGCGCACGCTCGGAACGCTGGTCGTGAACCTCGACGACCGTTTCTACGCCTTCATCGACCAGATGGAGGCGCGCTTTCCGCACGGAGCGCCTTCGCTCCTCGCGTGCGAGAAGCTCGAGGTCGCGGGCGACGTGCGCTTCGGGAGGAACGTCGTCGTGCGCGGCACGGTCCGCGTCGTCAACGAGGGCGACGCTCCGCGCGAGATTCCCGACGGCACGGTGCTCTCCGGCTGA
- the kdpF gene encoding K(+)-transporting ATPase subunit F, with amino-acid sequence MTIFYVLGGVVSLGLFVYLFVALLKPELF; translated from the coding sequence ATGACGATCTTCTACGTGCTGGGCGGGGTCGTGAGTCTCGGCCTCTTCGTCTACCTCTTCGTGGCCCTTCTCAAACCGGAGCTCTTCTGA